In Ischnura elegans chromosome 3, ioIscEleg1.1, whole genome shotgun sequence, the sequence CATTAAATCGAGCACTTAATGAGTGACTATTATGGATGTAGCGAATGAGAGGAGGTTTATGTGTGCTTATTTTTCCTCACTCTTTCCTCGTATCTGACTGCGCCACAGCTGACTCTATGCTCCCCACCCACTCCACCCTCTACCCACCCAAACCCACCCCACCTCCAAATCATCCCCTTCCCCACTCGCCTCCTCGCAGACCTCAATTTTCTGCTCCGCGGCAGCCGTGCCAAGGGAAGGACGCACCCTCTCTCTCATATCTCGGGTTAAATCTGCTGCAATTAATAGCCGTAGCGAAGGGAGGACAGTGAGGGGGGCAGCCAGGAGGACCACGGTCGGCAAGGCAGTGGGCCACCCATCGCACCAGCTATTCCACATTACTTCGGCCTATTTCCGCTTCATTCATTTTTCCGCTCAGAATtttccaccctccccctccccctctctctctctctttgcgaCAACGCATTACCGTGTAAGGGGTGGAGGGTGGGATTCGCTGCGAAGGGGAGCAGCCAACCGGTGGTGGCTACTTCCCACCTCTCGCTGCGTTGGAGGAGGATGCCGCCGAAGAGGAAAGTCATCCCGAAGCTATtccctagagagagagagagagagagaggggggggctGTAGTCTATGCCTCCCTTCTGAGTCATTGTGCGCGCATTTTTCCAGCCCTGTGATTGGGTGTCGGATGTTCTAAAGTCTGCAGCCAGGTTCATCCGAGGCAGGAAGGCGAAGGATTTTGAGGGAGCCGAAGATGAAGCCTTTACCTTTAAAAGATTTTCAGTCCATCACGTGAAGGGTGCTCCGCCGTGACTTTGTCATTCAAAACAAGTGCCTACCGATGGTGAAGATTCCACGGGTTCTCCAATGGGTTAAAATCCTATTAATCTGAAGACTGGCATAATTCTTACGTTTTCCATATGTGAGCAAACGCGAAGGAGGGAAGCCTACATCATTTTACCGCTGCCATGCGAAATCTTTTcgtaatatttaaaagaaatatttagttcCGCCTAGCACTGAAACCCCATTATCCATCAAACTTAACATAGTAAGAATGAAACTATTAAGCTGAGATTTCACGATATATTTCGCAAAATTGCAAAGAACTtagtaatttaattatataaatggGATCTTTATCCTAGTTTTCCATTATGTATCTAGTATATAAGTGTGTTACATTATTATTAgctgtaaatatttatgttttgtaaGAGATGGTTCGAAaacatgctaaaaaaataatactgaattATTAGAGGTTCATACTCTCCTGGAGTAATAGGAGTTATAACTAGTTGATTGTTATTACAGTTTTTAAGAACTTTTCTATTTCTCGTATTCCAGCAATGCTTTCATTGACGCAAGACCACGGTTCCACCCTTGTGCTTCCcaagaaaagaagaataaaatctCCAGTTACTACTGGCTTACCCACTGCGGAAAAAAACCCAGACCGGGCAGAAAAATACCGTATCGGCCCAACCACCGTTCATTCCCCTACCTCCATGAACCAATCAACTCATCCTCCAACAACTGTGTTGAAATGCTGACGCGGATTCATCAAAGCCTGGATTTCAAACCTGCAGCCCACGTGGGTGGTCTCCAACTGCTCGTCCTTCGGCCAGCCACGAAGTCAAATACAGCAGTTAATTCCGTGTCAACTTGCTGGCTCCGCAGTGGAATCTACAGGCACCTACTCCAAAGAACCTGCTTCGAGCCCCCGAAGGACTGTCGATGATCTGAAATGATGAAATGGAGTATGGAGAGCACAGGGTGAAGAGGAACCGCACTTGTCACATCCAGTAAAAGGTAAGTGTGGCTGTTCTAATCCGAGGAGTATGATCCATGACTTGATAAAATTTTGATGGACATCTGAAATTGGGTGAcaattctttaaaatataaattaattgagtAAAAGCGTAAAAATTCCCATCATTGCTAGCAGGCAGATTTCAATtctaaaaaatcacttttatctTCTAAAATAGTCTCTAAATTTTGCATGCCCTACGGATTTTAGACCAAATGCGATATCATTACGATCGCAAAAAGTTTGGCGAACAGAGGAACGCGAGGATATCATAATTTGCCCAAACAAAGGTTTTTATTTGTCAAATTATAGTTCGTTATCTTGGCATAGATTGCTACCATAATTTCCTCCCACATAAAAACTCCCTGATAAAATTAGATAGAAGTGTGTCAGTTGGCGCCAAATATTGATTCGCCTTTCCATCCCATCTCCGTCTCTTTTCTATTAGCCCTCTTTATTTTTGTACGAAAGTTTTATGCAATCCAGATTTACAATAAATGTGGATATATTATGGACCATGCTGGCGCATATTTCGAGTTTTGTTGATATCgctgtataaataaaaaagaaaaaaattagaatcattCGTAaacgttttcaatattttggtttaTTAGATATAAATGTAGTAAAGCGTGATGcttaaaattggaaaaaggaCCAATTTTGCAGCAGCGTTATATATTCGTTTTTGGGTTCAAAATTCTATGAATACATGATGGAAATTTAGAGAGAAACGTgagtttttactttatttactgAACTTTAAATCTAAATTGGCTGAACATATTCCTCCCTACCGtaagttaaaatgaaaacatttttgtatAGAAGTTAATGTGATTTTATCCTCCTCCggtgaaatcattgaaaaattaatgataaatatcaTAATAGAGACAATGCAACCCTGGGGTGGGAGTTGGTACGGAAGTGGCAGCTGATGTGGAATGTTCGTTCGTCAATAGCATTCGTTGCTCCGGTCAACCCACCACTTTCTCACTGCATATCATCGGTAGTTTTCCAACAAATTTTATCTACATTGTTATTACTAGGTACACAATGAACATAATATTCGATTATCATATTTATACTACTGCGTATGTACTTGTTGCTTTTTTTTGTGCTTTATGAGTCACTTGCTGAGCCTAACGTATAATTAATCGGAGAGTTCCCTCcctattgtataattttttgaaCCTATTGGAATCGGCTTTTCGCAGTGGTGGTGGTGAGCACCCCTTCATCAAAAGCGTGTACTTCAGATTCTTCCCTTTCCGTTTCCAACCCCTCGGTGACACTCACAGCAACTCCACCCGACTTCCAACGCCCCCGCACCCCCCTCAACACAACTTCAATTTCACGTCTGCGTGCACAGCGGGGTTTCCATCCCCCCCAAAATCTCCCCAGAGACTCCCTCCATCCTCTCCGTACACTCCGCCTTCAACCACCCTTCCCCACCCTTATTATTCCTTTATGTGGCTTACTGCACCCAAATCCCAAGGTCTGCGCCTACGCGCATACTCTTTAACGATCACTCCTACCCGATATTCCTGTGCGAGCATTCTTATATGCACGAGAGACAGTTACTTCACCATAATTCATTCGGCGTCTTTACGTTCAATGAGTTTTAGGATTGTAGAGCGTTGCTAATATGTTAGTCGTACGTGTCAGGCGGTATAAAATACGAAAGCTATACCGCTTTCTCCAGTAATCGCTTTATTAAATGAACTGTATGTATGTAGGAGGTCGAAA encodes:
- the LOC124155292 gene encoding uncharacterized protein LOC124155292, whose product is MRRKTSSEVSCIASLLGEAFRPLRLESVSRRAREVFGSIKLRGKEASLCTVSSRTALEESSPHGSSCRLRLNAFIDARPRFHPCASQEKKNKISSYYWLTHCGKKPRPGRKIPYRPNHRSFPYLHEPINSSSNNCVEMLTRIHQSLDFKPAAHVGGLQLLVLRPATKSNTAVNSVSTCWLRSGIYRHLLQRTCFEPPKDCR